One part of the Chryseobacterium mulctrae genome encodes these proteins:
- a CDS encoding DUF779 domain-containing protein, with protein METKKISRLSVTEKALELIWELEKKHGDLMFYQAGGCCEGIQPQCFEKGGYFPRMNDAMIGTINGHEFWIDRDLFEYWKYSHFTLDILEGFGPGGFSLETPLGKTFKVHYRLFTPEELGNLEAIKRSE; from the coding sequence ATGGAAACAAAAAAAATATCAAGACTTTCAGTAACAGAAAAAGCCCTTGAGTTGATTTGGGAATTAGAAAAAAAACATGGTGATTTGATGTTTTACCAAGCAGGAGGCTGTTGCGAAGGAATACAGCCACAATGTTTTGAAAAAGGCGGCTACTTCCCAAGAATGAACGATGCCATGATAGGAACCATCAACGGACATGAATTCTGGATCGACCGTGATCTTTTCGAATATTGGAAATATTCTCATTTTACATTAGATATTTTAGAAGGTTTCGGACCGGGCGGATTTTCTCTGGAAACTCCTTTAGGAAAGACTTTTAAAGTTCATTACAGATTGTTCACGCCTGAAGAACTTGGAAATCTTGAAGCGATAAAGAGAAGTGAATAG
- a CDS encoding AraC family transcriptional regulator: MNDNKFLLNTPELKKESQLLNLVENQTLFNLNNCEFSIYETHKSAYGVKLHFDNIAFTAMLRGKKHMKLENKTNYFDYHPGESVLVAPGETMVIDFPDADETPSQCISLSLNPEFIENSLNHLNYNLPKVDETSTWNIQLDEYFLFNNQSLASATNNIMRIAMDDNSQKDIMADFALKELLIRLMQTQARTMVEKNIAKNKSRIGFVVDYIKKNIHQKLSIDSIAKLAYVSKSNFFKMFKDELGTSPNDFILQERINRAKELLALNNSIKETAFQTGFSDTNYFTRVFKQLVGVTPKSYQNEIMFHI; this comes from the coding sequence ATGAATGATAACAAGTTTTTATTAAATACTCCTGAATTAAAGAAGGAAAGCCAGCTTTTGAACTTGGTTGAAAACCAGACATTATTCAATCTAAATAATTGTGAATTCAGTATTTACGAAACCCACAAATCTGCTTACGGCGTAAAACTGCATTTTGACAACATTGCATTCACAGCAATGCTTCGCGGTAAAAAGCATATGAAGCTGGAAAATAAGACCAATTATTTTGATTATCATCCCGGAGAAAGCGTTTTGGTCGCTCCCGGAGAAACCATGGTCATCGATTTTCCCGATGCGGATGAAACTCCTTCTCAATGTATTTCTTTAAGCTTAAACCCGGAATTTATTGAAAATTCTCTGAATCATCTCAATTATAATCTTCCAAAAGTAGATGAAACCTCAACATGGAATATACAGTTGGATGAATATTTTCTTTTTAATAATCAGTCTTTAGCTTCTGCCACAAACAATATTATGAGAATTGCCATGGATGATAATTCACAGAAAGATATTATGGCAGATTTTGCTTTAAAAGAATTATTAATCAGGCTGATGCAAACTCAGGCAAGAACTATGGTAGAAAAAAATATTGCTAAAAATAAATCAAGAATCGGGTTTGTAGTAGATTATATCAAGAAAAATATTCATCAAAAACTTTCTATTGACAGCATTGCGAAATTGGCTTACGTAAGCAAGTCAAATTTCTTTAAAATGTTTAAAGATGAACTGGGAACTTCGCCCAATGATTTTATTCTTCAGGAACGCATCAACAGGGCAAAAGAACTATTAGCTTTAAATAACAGCATCAAGGAAACTGCCTTTCAAACCGGTTTTTCTGATACCAATTATTTCACAAGGGTTTTTAAACAATTGGTTGGAGTGACGCCTAAGAGTTATCAAAATGAAATTATGTTTCATATTTAA
- a CDS encoding hydroxymethylglutaryl-CoA synthase family protein, producing the protein MSFGIEAATYYVPSLYLEIKDLAEKRGIEPAKLEKGLGLHKMGFPDVHEDAATFAAEALLKLIKDYKINPKEISRIYLGTESAIDAAKPTASYAMQMVEKVLEAEFGERCFKNCDVVDMTFACIGAVDALHNSLDFVRVNPDKKAVVIASDYAKYELASSGEYTQGGGAVALLVSAKPDLIEIENNWGVATESVFDFFKPRRHFKKEDLKNATESFPDKIEIFTDEPVFDGQYSNQCYQDRIREAYQHYEEVSGKTKPSENWKYLIFHLPYAFHGKRVFTEIYSLENGLPYSNADEQKAVAKSENYIKFINNKIEKTQRASSEIGNMYTASIFMALLSGLQTSFNENEELAGEEIGFVGYGSGSKSKVFAGKVSENWKTVVAKWDLFENLKNRLAIDFDTYEKLHRKQLEYSVNPDYNGFGLESVELENPVLKGARYYGYKG; encoded by the coding sequence ATGAGTTTTGGAATTGAGGCAGCAACATATTATGTGCCTTCTTTGTATTTGGAAATTAAAGATTTAGCAGAAAAAAGAGGAATTGAACCTGCAAAACTGGAAAAAGGATTAGGCTTACATAAAATGGGTTTCCCCGATGTACATGAAGATGCTGCTACATTCGCTGCAGAAGCTTTATTAAAATTAATAAAAGACTACAAAATCAATCCCAAAGAAATTTCCCGTATTTATTTAGGAACAGAGAGCGCAATCGATGCCGCTAAACCAACAGCTTCTTATGCAATGCAGATGGTAGAAAAAGTTTTGGAAGCAGAGTTTGGAGAAAGATGTTTCAAAAACTGTGATGTAGTAGATATGACTTTTGCTTGCATTGGCGCGGTTGATGCACTTCACAATTCTTTAGACTTTGTAAGAGTAAATCCTGATAAAAAAGCAGTGGTTATTGCAAGTGATTATGCCAAATATGAGCTGGCTTCTTCCGGTGAATATACTCAAGGTGGAGGTGCAGTTGCTTTATTGGTTTCTGCAAAACCTGATTTAATTGAGATTGAAAATAATTGGGGAGTGGCTACAGAATCTGTTTTTGATTTTTTTAAACCAAGAAGACATTTCAAAAAAGAAGATTTAAAAAATGCTACTGAATCTTTTCCTGACAAAATAGAAATTTTCACAGATGAACCTGTTTTTGACGGGCAATATTCCAACCAATGTTATCAGGATAGGATTAGGGAAGCTTATCAGCATTATGAGGAAGTTTCAGGCAAAACAAAACCTTCAGAAAACTGGAAATATCTTATTTTCCATCTTCCGTATGCATTTCATGGGAAAAGAGTTTTTACAGAAATTTACAGCTTAGAAAATGGACTTCCTTATTCAAATGCTGACGAACAAAAAGCAGTTGCAAAGTCTGAAAATTATATCAAATTTATCAACAATAAAATTGAAAAAACACAACGTGCATCTTCGGAAATAGGAAATATGTACACTGCTTCGATTTTTATGGCTTTACTTTCAGGTTTACAGACTTCTTTTAATGAAAATGAAGAATTAGCTGGTGAAGAAATCGGATTTGTTGGTTACGGAAGCGGTTCAAAATCTAAAGTTTTTGCAGGAAAAGTTTCTGAAAACTGGAAAACTGTGGTTGCAAAATGGGATTTATTTGAAAATCTTAAAAATCGTTTAGCTATTGATTTTGATACTTACGAAAAACTTCATAGAAAACAATTGGAATATTCTGTAAATCCTGATTACAACGGATTTGGTTTAGAATCTGTAGAATTGGAAAATCCCGTGTTGAAAGGAGCGAGGTATTACGGTTATAAAGGATAA
- a CDS encoding SDR family NAD(P)-dependent oxidoreductase: protein MKILNNKVALVTGAGSGIGLAIAKLYAQEGAKVIVSDINEEHGKSAVEQIKSEGGEASFVKADTSNPEQVEALVKATVDTYGRLDIACNNAGIGGEANQTGDYSLDGWKKVIDINLDGVFYGCKYELTQMEKNGGGVIVNIASIHGTVAAPLSSAYTSTKHAVVGLTKNIGAEYGQKNIRCNAVGPGYIDTPLLNQLDEEHKKALIAKHPMGRLGKSEEVAELVLFLSSDKSSFMTGGYYLVDGGYTAV, encoded by the coding sequence ATGAAAATTTTAAATAATAAAGTAGCATTGGTTACTGGCGCAGGTTCAGGAATTGGACTTGCTATCGCAAAATTATACGCTCAAGAAGGAGCAAAAGTTATCGTTTCAGACATCAATGAAGAGCATGGGAAATCTGCCGTTGAACAGATAAAGTCAGAAGGCGGTGAAGCAAGTTTCGTAAAAGCAGATACTTCAAATCCTGAACAGGTGGAAGCTTTGGTAAAAGCAACCGTTGATACTTACGGAAGATTAGATATTGCTTGTAACAATGCCGGAATTGGCGGTGAAGCAAACCAAACGGGAGATTACAGTCTTGATGGATGGAAAAAAGTGATTGATATTAATCTCGATGGCGTTTTCTACGGTTGTAAATACGAATTGACGCAAATGGAAAAAAATGGAGGTGGTGTTATTGTAAACATCGCATCGATTCACGGAACAGTTGCGGCTCCATTATCATCAGCTTATACTTCTACTAAACATGCTGTTGTGGGTTTGACAAAAAATATCGGAGCAGAATATGGTCAGAAAAATATTCGTTGTAATGCAGTTGGACCAGGTTATATTGATACTCCTCTTTTGAATCAATTGGACGAAGAACATAAAAAAGCATTGATTGCAAAACATCCGATGGGAAGATTAGGAAAGTCTGAAGAAGTTGCAGAACTGGTTCTTTTCTTAAGTTCTGATAAATCATCATTTATGACGGGAGGCTATTATTTGGTTGATGGAGGTTATACAGCAGTTTAA
- a CDS encoding alcohol dehydrogenase catalytic domain-containing protein translates to MIPKTMKAAVVQGYGQPLKIMEVPVREPGRYEVLVKVIACGVCHTDLHAVDGDWPAKPKMPLIPGHEGVGVVVACGPESQVKEGDAVGVPWLYSAC, encoded by the coding sequence ATGATTCCAAAAACAATGAAAGCCGCCGTAGTTCAAGGCTATGGACAACCGTTAAAAATTATGGAAGTTCCGGTAAGAGAACCCGGAAGATATGAAGTATTGGTAAAAGTAATCGCTTGTGGTGTTTGTCACACCGATTTACACGCTGTAGATGGCGATTGGCCTGCAAAACCAAAAATGCCATTAATTCCCGGTCATGAAGGAGTAGGAGTTGTAGTGGCTTGCGGACCGGAATCTCAGGTAAAAGAAGGAGATGCAGTGGGAGTTCCTTGGCTGTATTCAGCTTGTTGA
- a CDS encoding aldehyde dehydrogenase family protein: MSTTTEQQSSTSLQWPEFKNQYNNYIDGRFTAPVNGQYFDVVSPVDGKVFTQAAHSSKEDLELAVNAAEKAFETWKNTSSTERSIILNKIADKIEQNLEYIATVETIDNGKAVRETLAADIPLAVDHFRYFASVIRAEEGSHNELDKDTVSLIVHEPLGVIAQIIPWNFPILMAVWKLAPALAAGNCVVLKPAESTPVSILVLMELIGDLLPAGVVNIVNGFGAELGRALVTNPKVNKAAFTGSTATGRLVMQYATENIIPVTLELGGKSPNIFFSSVMDADDAFLDKAIEGAVLFALNQGEICTCPSRLLVQEDIADAFIAKVIERVKAIKVGNPLDKTVMMGAQASKIQKDKILSYIKLGKEEGAEVLVGGDVNHVGEGLDEGYYIQPTIFKGNNRMRIFQEEIFGPVLAFTTFKDEEEGIKIANDTIYGLGAGVWTRDAHQLYNVPRQIQAGRVWVNQYHSYPAGAPFGGYKQSGIGRENHKMMLDHYRQTKNMLISYNKNKLGFF; the protein is encoded by the coding sequence ATGAGCACAACAACAGAACAACAATCATCTACCAGTTTACAGTGGCCGGAGTTTAAAAATCAATACAATAATTATATTGACGGAAGGTTTACAGCACCGGTTAACGGGCAGTATTTTGATGTGGTTTCGCCGGTAGACGGAAAAGTTTTCACTCAGGCAGCACATTCCTCAAAAGAAGATTTAGAATTAGCAGTAAATGCAGCAGAAAAAGCATTCGAAACATGGAAAAACACTTCATCTACTGAAAGAAGTATCATCCTGAATAAAATTGCCGATAAAATTGAACAGAATTTAGAATACATTGCAACTGTTGAGACGATTGATAACGGTAAAGCGGTAAGAGAAACTTTAGCGGCAGATATTCCTTTGGCAGTTGACCATTTCAGGTATTTTGCATCGGTCATCAGAGCAGAAGAAGGTTCTCACAACGAATTAGATAAAGATACCGTTTCATTGATCGTTCATGAACCTTTAGGGGTTATTGCCCAAATTATTCCTTGGAATTTTCCAATCCTTATGGCGGTTTGGAAATTAGCTCCAGCTTTGGCAGCGGGAAATTGCGTAGTTTTAAAGCCTGCAGAAAGTACACCAGTCTCTATTTTGGTTTTAATGGAATTGATTGGCGATTTGCTTCCGGCGGGAGTCGTAAATATCGTTAATGGTTTCGGTGCAGAATTAGGAAGAGCTTTAGTAACCAATCCAAAAGTAAACAAAGCAGCGTTTACAGGTTCTACAGCAACAGGTCGTTTGGTAATGCAGTATGCAACAGAAAATATCATTCCGGTGACTTTAGAATTGGGAGGGAAATCTCCAAATATATTCTTCAGTTCAGTGATGGATGCAGACGACGCATTTTTAGATAAAGCAATTGAAGGAGCAGTGCTTTTCGCTTTAAATCAGGGTGAGATTTGTACTTGTCCGTCAAGATTATTGGTACAGGAAGATATTGCAGACGCTTTCATTGCAAAAGTTATCGAAAGAGTAAAAGCCATCAAAGTAGGAAATCCTTTAGATAAAACGGTGATGATGGGAGCTCAGGCTTCAAAAATTCAGAAAGACAAGATTCTTTCTTATATCAAATTGGGTAAAGAAGAAGGCGCTGAAGTTTTAGTTGGTGGCGATGTAAATCATGTTGGAGAAGGTTTAGATGAAGGATATTACATTCAGCCGACCATTTTCAAAGGAAACAACAGGATGAGAATCTTCCAGGAAGAAATTTTCGGACCGGTTCTGGCGTTCACCACCTTCAAAGACGAAGAAGAAGGAATCAAAATTGCCAATGACACGATTTACGGATTGGGAGCAGGAGTTTGGACGAGAGATGCGCACCAGTTGTATAATGTGCCGCGTCAGATTCAGGCGGGTAGAGTTTGGGTCAATCAATATCACTCATATCCTGCAGGAGCTCCATTTGGAGGCTACAAACAGTCGGGTATTGGTAGAGAAAACCACAAAATGATGTTAGACCATTACCGTCAAACCAAAAACATGTTGATTTCATACAACAAAAACAAATTAGGATTCTTTTAA
- a CDS encoding acyltransferase family protein: protein MINFLKIEINQNRIFGLDILRAAAILFVMITHTNNFMLRNIDFYAKMIYDGVGIFFVLSGFLIGGILIMQLETYKCNMKNLLHFWMKRWSRTLPNYFLFLFLLIIIEYITNQNFNLKSYLPYFFFSQNLTHKPLDFYAHSWSLSIEEWFYIIVPILLFFAIRVFNIRIKHAFISMITLIIISVSFLRLQKVQTISDYESFQNVIYSVLYRFDSLMYGLLGAYISYYHPKFWSENKKIALAIALFLFVLYYVIDIKANFLVRNFVFTMTSVTVLLFLPYLGSLKKNSNILFKPITYISLISYSLYLVNSIVIHYIEEFINWDKIIEIAKINYSLNIKWSFALLFNFFLSWLLSLVISILLYKYFEIPTTNYIRKKMG, encoded by the coding sequence ATGATCAATTTTTTAAAAATAGAAATAAATCAGAATAGGATTTTTGGATTGGATATACTGAGAGCCGCAGCTATCCTATTTGTAATGATAACTCATACAAATAATTTTATGCTTCGAAATATCGATTTCTATGCGAAGATGATATATGATGGAGTAGGGATTTTTTTTGTGCTTAGTGGTTTTTTGATTGGTGGAATTTTAATAATGCAATTAGAAACATATAAATGTAATATGAAAAATTTATTACATTTTTGGATGAAGAGATGGTCTAGAACTTTACCAAATTATTTTCTATTTCTATTTTTATTGATTATAATTGAATATATAACTAACCAAAATTTCAACCTAAAAAGCTACTTACCTTATTTTTTCTTTTCTCAGAACCTAACGCATAAACCGTTAGATTTTTATGCCCATTCTTGGAGTTTAAGTATTGAAGAATGGTTTTATATAATAGTACCAATTCTTTTATTTTTTGCTATTAGGGTATTTAATATCCGAATAAAACATGCTTTTATATCTATGATTACTTTAATTATAATTAGTGTTAGTTTTTTAAGATTGCAAAAAGTACAAACTATAAGTGATTATGAATCTTTTCAAAATGTGATATATAGTGTTTTATATAGATTTGATTCGTTAATGTATGGCTTATTAGGTGCTTATATATCCTACTATCATCCTAAATTTTGGAGTGAAAATAAAAAAATAGCCCTTGCTATTGCATTATTCCTATTCGTATTGTATTATGTAATTGATATTAAGGCAAATTTTTTAGTACGGAATTTTGTATTCACAATGACTTCAGTTACAGTTTTATTATTTTTACCATATTTAGGATCACTAAAGAAAAATAGTAATATTCTTTTTAAGCCGATTACATATATCAGCCTTATTTCATATTCTCTTTATTTAGTGAATTCAATTGTTATACATTATATTGAAGAATTTATAAATTGGGATAAAATAATTGAAATTGCGAAAATAAATTATTCTTTAAATATAAAATGGTCATTTGCACTATTATTTAATTTCTTTTTATCATGGCTATTATCATTGGTAATATCAATATTACTTTACAAATATTTTGAAATTCCTACAACCAATTACATTAGGAAAAAAATGGGTTAG
- a CDS encoding M1 family metallopeptidase: MRKAILSIAILGVLFSANVSAQTETSGREKVYRATHTKVTELKHTKLKVNFDYQKEQMNGEEWLTASPYFYPSNELTLDAKGMLIHEVALDNNGKKSPLKYDYKNDVLKINLDKTYTRNQDYTVYIKYTSRPNEVKQEGSAAINDAKGLYFINAQGKEADKPTQIWTQGETESSSAWFPTIDKPNQKTTQEIFMTVPDKYVTLSNGILKESKKESNDLRTDHWVMDKRHSTYLFFMGVGDYAVVKDKWKNIPVDYYIEKAYEPYAKQIYGNTPEMIDFFSKKLGYDYPWAKYAQISGRDYVSGAMENTTATLHGSDILQKPGQLIDENKWEDTIAHELFHHWFGDLVTAESWSNLTVNESFANYSEYLWNEYKYGKDQADYHQMEDVNHYIHNPSDFKKDLVRFDYSSREDVFDLVTYQKGGGILHMLRNYLGDDAFFAGVTDYLKTNEYKNAEAHQLRLSFEKVSGKDLNWFFNQWYFGSGNPKLNYTYTFEPVKKQVTVTLNQSQDLPFEFPLAIDVYDNGKPKRYNVWANATAKNTFTFDSSKNPDLININADGVLVADVTESKTPEQNFLQFTNSKEFKSKYIALNAIKDQVGKNPAATKLLAAAIKDPFFRIRMKALELMDLSNSEQMKALGSDVEKLASNDPKTLVQGVAIAALAKTKDKKYVPIFEKGVNAVSNSVKVNSLAAIIAVDPSKVNGLADKIELDGASEEMLTQLLPVVVKNKVTSQMANIASIAAFYPFVKFQDPELGKVAEEGYNWIMSSDNLKATESITKILGQAKGQMGDNPQVKMMITQMLKDGLNKKMELLKQNPQKASSINPQIDAINKAIENFK, translated from the coding sequence ATGAGAAAAGCCATTTTATCTATCGCAATACTGGGAGTTTTATTCTCCGCAAATGTATCTGCACAAACAGAAACTTCGGGAAGAGAAAAAGTCTACAGAGCAACACATACAAAGGTTACAGAGCTTAAACATACCAAACTTAAAGTCAATTTTGATTATCAAAAAGAGCAGATGAATGGTGAAGAATGGTTAACAGCTTCTCCGTATTTTTATCCTTCTAATGAATTGACGCTTGATGCAAAAGGAATGTTGATTCATGAAGTGGCTTTAGATAATAACGGCAAAAAATCTCCTTTAAAATATGATTATAAAAATGATGTTTTAAAGATAAATTTAGATAAAACGTATACAAGAAATCAGGATTATACGGTTTACATCAAATACACTTCCCGTCCGAATGAAGTGAAACAAGAGGGAAGTGCAGCAATCAACGATGCAAAAGGTCTTTATTTCATCAATGCTCAAGGTAAAGAAGCTGATAAACCAACGCAAATCTGGACTCAGGGTGAAACTGAATCTTCTTCAGCTTGGTTTCCAACAATTGATAAACCGAATCAGAAGACCACTCAGGAAATCTTCATGACGGTTCCTGATAAATACGTTACTCTTTCTAACGGAATTTTAAAAGAATCAAAAAAAGAATCCAATGATTTAAGAACCGATCATTGGGTGATGGATAAAAGACATTCTACCTACCTTTTCTTTATGGGAGTTGGTGATTATGCTGTTGTAAAAGACAAATGGAAAAATATTCCTGTAGATTATTATATCGAAAAAGCATACGAACCGTATGCAAAGCAGATTTACGGAAACACACCGGAAATGATCGATTTTTTCTCTAAAAAATTAGGTTACGATTATCCTTGGGCAAAATATGCTCAAATTTCTGGTAGAGATTACGTTTCCGGAGCTATGGAAAATACGACAGCAACACTTCACGGAAGTGATATTCTTCAAAAACCGGGACAGTTAATCGATGAGAACAAATGGGAAGATACCATCGCACATGAATTATTTCACCACTGGTTTGGAGATTTGGTTACCGCAGAAAGCTGGAGTAATCTTACGGTTAATGAATCTTTCGCGAACTATTCAGAATATCTTTGGAACGAGTACAAATACGGAAAAGACCAGGCAGATTATCATCAAATGGAAGATGTGAATCATTATATTCACAATCCTTCAGATTTCAAAAAAGATTTAGTAAGATTTGATTACAGTTCTCGTGAAGATGTTTTCGATTTGGTAACCTATCAGAAAGGAGGCGGAATTCTTCATATGTTGAGAAACTATCTTGGTGATGATGCCTTTTTCGCAGGAGTTACAGATTATCTGAAAACCAATGAATACAAAAATGCTGAAGCACATCAGTTGAGATTATCTTTTGAAAAAGTTTCAGGTAAAGATTTAAACTGGTTCTTCAATCAGTGGTATTTCGGAAGTGGAAACCCCAAATTAAATTACACCTATACTTTTGAGCCTGTAAAAAAACAAGTTACGGTTACTTTGAATCAATCTCAGGATTTACCTTTTGAATTTCCTTTAGCGATTGATGTTTATGATAATGGTAAACCAAAAAGATATAATGTTTGGGCGAATGCGACTGCAAAAAATACATTTACATTCGATTCGTCTAAAAATCCGGATTTAATTAACATCAATGCAGACGGAGTTTTGGTAGCTGATGTTACTGAATCTAAAACTCCGGAACAGAATTTCTTGCAGTTTACCAATTCTAAAGAATTTAAAAGTAAATACATTGCTTTAAATGCAATAAAAGATCAGGTTGGTAAAAACCCTGCTGCAACAAAATTATTGGCAGCAGCGATAAAAGATCCTTTCTTTAGAATCAGAATGAAGGCTTTGGAACTGATGGATCTGAGTAATTCTGAGCAGATGAAAGCTTTGGGAAGCGATGTTGAAAAGCTGGCGTCAAATGATCCTAAAACTTTGGTTCAGGGTGTTGCAATTGCGGCTTTGGCGAAAACGAAAGACAAGAAATATGTTCCGATTTTTGAAAAAGGTGTAAATGCGGTTTCCAATTCTGTAAAAGTAAACTCTTTGGCAGCAATTATTGCAGTTGACCCTTCAAAAGTAAATGGTTTAGCTGATAAAATTGAACTGGATGGTGCTTCTGAAGAAATGCTTACTCAGCTATTGCCTGTCGTGGTTAAAAATAAAGTGACTTCTCAGATGGCAAATATTGCTTCGATCGCAGCATTTTATCCTTTTGTGAAATTCCAGGATCCTGAATTGGGAAAGGTGGCTGAAGAAGGCTATAACTGGATCATGTCTTCAGATAATTTAAAGGCTACAGAAAGTATTACAAAAATTTTAGGTCAGGCAAAAGGACAAATGGGAGATAATCCGCAGGTAAAAATGATGATTACTCAAATGCTGAAAGACGGTTTGAATAAGAAAATGGAACTTCTTAAGCAGAATCCTCAAAAAGCATCAAGCATCAATCCGCAAATTGATGCAATCAATAAAGCGATTGAAAATTTTAAATAG
- a CDS encoding thymidylate synthase — protein sequence MQNYLDLLQHILDNGTDKTDRTGTGTHSVFGYQLRYDLSKGFPLVTTKKVHLKSIIYELLWFIKGDTNIKYLTDNGVSIWNEWADENGDLGPVYGAQWRSWSGADGKVVDQFSDVIEQIKKNPDSRRLIVSAWNAAEIPNMALAPCHALFQFYVADGKLSLQLYQRSADVFLGVPFNIASYALLLMMVAQVTGLEVGDYVHTFGDVHIYNNHFEQVNKQLSRETRPLPTMKLNPEIKDIFDFNFEDFTLENYDPHPGIKAPVAI from the coding sequence ATGCAAAACTACCTCGATTTACTTCAGCATATTTTAGATAACGGAACCGATAAAACCGACAGAACAGGAACAGGAACACATAGTGTTTTTGGATATCAGTTGCGTTACGACTTATCAAAAGGATTTCCTTTGGTTACGACCAAAAAGGTTCATTTGAAATCTATTATCTATGAATTGCTTTGGTTCATAAAAGGAGATACCAATATCAAATATCTTACCGACAACGGAGTTTCTATTTGGAATGAATGGGCCGATGAAAACGGAGATTTAGGTCCTGTTTACGGCGCGCAATGGAGAAGTTGGAGCGGAGCCGACGGAAAAGTAGTTGACCAGTTTTCTGATGTCATCGAACAAATTAAAAAAAATCCTGATTCCAGAAGGTTAATTGTCTCTGCATGGAACGCTGCCGAAATTCCGAATATGGCTTTGGCGCCTTGCCATGCTTTATTTCAGTTTTATGTAGCAGATGGAAAATTGTCGCTTCAATTGTACCAAAGAAGTGCAGATGTTTTCTTGGGTGTTCCTTTCAATATTGCAAGTTATGCGCTTTTATTGATGATGGTTGCGCAGGTTACAGGTCTTGAAGTTGGTGATTATGTACATACTTTTGGGGATGTACATATTTACAATAATCATTTTGAACAGGTTAACAAACAACTTTCCAGAGAGACACGACCTTTGCCAACAATGAAACTCAATCCTGAAATTAAAGATATTTTTGATTTTAATTTTGAGGATTTTACTTTAGAAAATTATGATCCTCATCCGGGAATTAAAGCTCCTGTTGCGATATAA
- a CDS encoding zinc-dependent alcohol dehydrogenase, which translates to MCEAQKNGGYSVDGGFAEYVIADSRYVGHLKSDANFLEIAPILCAGVTVYKGLKETETKPGEWVAISGIGGLGHVAVQYAKAMGMHVAAIDVADDKLELAKKLGADLVVNAKNTDPGEYLHKEVGGMHGALITAVSPIAFKQGIDVLRRKGTIALNGLPPGSFELPIFETVLKRITVRGSIVGTRKDMQEALDFANEGLVKATVTAAKLEDINDVFDKMKAGKIDGRIVLDIAGSAN; encoded by the coding sequence TTGTGTGAAGCTCAGAAAAATGGCGGGTACAGTGTAGATGGAGGTTTTGCAGAATATGTAATTGCCGATTCAAGATATGTAGGACATTTAAAATCAGATGCTAATTTCTTAGAAATTGCACCAATCCTTTGCGCTGGAGTGACTGTTTATAAAGGCTTAAAAGAAACTGAAACCAAACCTGGAGAATGGGTTGCCATCTCAGGAATTGGTGGTTTAGGACATGTTGCGGTTCAATATGCAAAAGCAATGGGAATGCACGTTGCAGCAATTGATGTAGCAGATGATAAATTAGAATTAGCAAAAAAATTAGGAGCAGACTTAGTGGTCAATGCAAAAAACACAGATCCTGGAGAGTATTTACATAAGGAAGTTGGCGGAATGCATGGCGCATTGATCACTGCTGTTTCGCCTATAGCTTTTAAACAGGGAATTGATGTTCTTAGAAGAAAAGGAACGATTGCTTTGAATGGTCTTCCTCCTGGTTCGTTTGAGCTTCCAATCTTTGAGACTGTTCTTAAAAGAATTACCGTAAGAGGTTCGATTGTAGGAACGAGAAAAGATATGCAGGAAGCATTAGATTTTGCCAACGAAGGCTTAGTAAAAGCAACTGTCACAGCAGCAAAATTAGAAGACATTAATGATGTGTTTGATAAAATGAAGGCCGGAAAAATTGATGGCAGAATTGTCTTAGATATTGCTGGCTCAGCAAATTAG